The window AGGCGGAACATCAGTCACAGCAAAACATAGACAAAGTGCTCATGGGGCGGCCGGTGCATTTCATCGATCATGATGAAAAAGCCGATCGAGTTGCGCAGGACACTTTGGAAGAGATAGCTCGTGACTGCGGATTTTCTCACGTGGAATTCGAATATGAGCCAGTAGCCGCTGCCCGTGATTTTGCGCAATCAGTGACAAAAGAAGAGTTGGCTCTTATCATCGACATCGGTGGTGGTACCTCGGATTTCACCATACTGAGGGTATCGCCTGATCATGCTTTGGGACAGCAGGATATTCTGGCCAATACCGGTGTCCATGTCGGCGGAACAGACTTTGATCGTTGGCTGGGTCTGGCCCGTGTCATGCCGTTGCTTGGCTATCAAAGTCCAATGCTCAAGGAAGGACGCCTGATGCCTGTTGGCTATTACCACGACTTGGCGACCTGGCAGAAAATCAATTTCCTTTATGATCACAAAACAAGAAACGATCTTCGCAATCTCAGACGGGAGGCCAGACAACCGCAACTTATAGATCGTTTGATAGAGCTGTTGGATTTGCGAGAAGGGCATCGATTGGCACTCGCAATTGAGAATGGCAAAATCGCCCTTTCGGAGAAACCGATGACCAATATCAATCTGACCTTCATCGAGGCAGGTTTGATGGCAGAGATGACACAGACTGATATCATGATGGCTCTGGATGATGGTGTTGCCAGAGTACGTCAAACCATTGAAGCGGCTTTGCAACAAGCCGATGTCGCGGGGGAGCAGATTACCGCAGTCTGTCTGACCGGGGGATCCACAAAGGTGCCATTCGTTCGCCAATCGCTTCTGGGGTTGTTACCCGAAGCGGAGGTTGTTCAGCGCGATGCATTTGGTTCTGTTGGAACGG is drawn from Cohaesibacter gelatinilyticus and contains these coding sequences:
- a CDS encoding Hsp70 family protein yields the protein MAHPSYCGLDFGTSNSTIGLMSGVQAHLVPVEGNDTTIPSTLFFDFEENSAHFGRDAISTYMEGGEGRMMRALKSVLGTSTMEESTMIGKERKPFKAVLGLFISHLKRKAEHQSQQNIDKVLMGRPVHFIDHDEKADRVAQDTLEEIARDCGFSHVEFEYEPVAAARDFAQSVTKEELALIIDIGGGTSDFTILRVSPDHALGQQDILANTGVHVGGTDFDRWLGLARVMPLLGYQSPMLKEGRLMPVGYYHDLATWQKINFLYDHKTRNDLRNLRREARQPQLIDRLIELLDLREGHRLALAIENGKIALSEKPMTNINLTFIEAGLMAEMTQTDIMMALDDGVARVRQTIEAALQQADVAGEQITAVCLTGGSTKVPFVRQSLLGLLPEAEVVQRDAFGSVGTGLVLEAHHRFA